TATCAGCCTGATTCGGTTCAATTCATTTCTGATGGTAATCGCAGTTTTCAGCTTTTATATGGCTTTTTCAGGCTACCGAGTTATCACGATCAAAAGAACTAAAAAAGCCGCACCGATCGACTGGATTGCAGCAGTAGTGACCATGGGTTTTGGGATTGTAATGATAGGCATGGGTGTTAATTACCTTATCAAATCAGAGTTCTCGTCCATACTGGGTTATCTCTGCCTATTCTTTGGGTATTTTACAACACAAACTGGCAGACTGAGCTACAAAGGTTTTAAGAATCTGGCCAATGCTGAAAAAATGTGGTGGTTTTTTGCCCATATGAATGCCATGGCAGGAAGCCTCATCGCCTCCATCACGGCTTTCCTTGTTCAAAATGGAGAAATCTTCAAGATTCCTTCCGAAATGAGTTGGGTGTTATGGGTTTTACCAGCGCTTGTAGGCTCTCCGATTATTAGTTACTGGAGCCGGAAATATAAAGCACAGTTCAAGTCACAATCGGTATAAATATTATATTTAGAAATGAGGATTCCCCAATTTAAGAAGCGCTGGCAAAACGAAATCTTCCAAGGATTTCTAATATTCATGCTGGGTTGTGCCATGTCATTCGCATTCAATCCAGACATGGTAGAGCAGAGCTGGAAACTCATAAAGTATAGCGTTTCCTATTCAGGTTTTATGTGGTTATTCTTCTGGAAGGGTAACCAGTACCTAGTCGACTTTTGGAACAACAAAATTTCCTGGCTCGAAAATCCTGGGAAGCGATTCATTCTGGGCGTTATAACAGTATTTATCTACACCCCTCTAGTAATCGTTTTTCTGAATTGGTCTTACAATCTTATACCAGGTATCAGTACGAGTTGGGGCAGTAGAGATGTGTGGATTTCCATTGGTATCACCTTCTTTATATCATTTTTCCTGTTCGCTAAAACCTTCTTAGACAATTGGCGAAAAGCATCTATAGATACCGAGCGCATAAAGCGGGAACAGATGTCTACTAAGTATGAGTCCCTAAAGAATCAGGTGAATCCACACTTCCTATTTAATAGCTTAAATGCACTAACAAATTTGGTTTATGAAAACCAAGATATGGCCGCAGATTTCATTAGAAAGCTGTCAAAAGTTTATCGTTACGTACTTGATACACAGTCTCAAGAGGTAGTTTCTTTGGAAAAAGAAATGGCGTTTGTGAAGTCGTACCTATTTCTTCAGAAAATCAGGTTCGACGATAAACTCAAGGTCAATATTGAAATATCAGGCTACGAACAACGTTTGGTACCTCCAATTGCATTGCAAATGCTCCTTGAAAACGCCATTAAGCATAATACAATAGCCGAAGAAGAGCCCCTCACCATAGATATATATGTCGAAAATAACGAAACTCTCATAGTCAAAAACAACCTTCAAAAGAAGAATATCCCTATCGAGGAATCAGCTGGTGTAGGCTTAAAAAATATAGCTGCTCGATACGAGTTTTTGAGCGAAAACAAGGTAGAAATACAAGAAACAGATACTGAATTTATTGTTAAACTTCCCCTATTGTCATTTTCATCATGAAAGTACTTATTGTAGAGGACGAATCAATGGCGGCAAAAAGGCTGGTCACCCTATTAGAAAAG
This is a stretch of genomic DNA from Roseivirga misakiensis. It encodes these proteins:
- a CDS encoding sensor histidine kinase, yielding MRIPQFKKRWQNEIFQGFLIFMLGCAMSFAFNPDMVEQSWKLIKYSVSYSGFMWLFFWKGNQYLVDFWNNKISWLENPGKRFILGVITVFIYTPLVIVFLNWSYNLIPGISTSWGSRDVWISIGITFFISFFLFAKTFLDNWRKASIDTERIKREQMSTKYESLKNQVNPHFLFNSLNALTNLVYENQDMAADFIRKLSKVYRYVLDTQSQEVVSLEKEMAFVKSYLFLQKIRFDDKLKVNIEISGYEQRLVPPIALQMLLENAIKHNTIAEEEPLTIDIYVENNETLIVKNNLQKKNIPIEESAGVGLKNIAARYEFLSENKVEIQETDTEFIVKLPLLSFSS